The genomic interval GGCTATTCGGCTGGAATTATCGGATGATTGGGTAGAAATTCTGAGGTTTTGAGGAACAGCGTTTGATAGGCTTACCAACGCCAGCTAGCAGAGATAAAGAATCTGTGAAAGGACTGTCTGAGAAAATTGTAATCGGCGGATTTGTCCTGGCACTGCTGATGCTGGGTGGGATAAGTGTAGAGTCCTACCGAAGCGTTCAAAAGCTGTTTGAGAGCCGACGATCGATCGAGCATACCTACCAGGTTCTAGAAACTCTGACCAACATTCTCAAAGGAATGGAGAAGGCTGAGACCGGGAGGCGCCGTTATACCTTCCTGCATGACGAGCAGCAGCTAGAAATCCTGCGGAGTGGGACTCAAGAAACCATTCGGGAAATCGTGGCATTACGCCGATTAACGGGCGACAATCCCTTGCAACAGAATCAGCTTGATGAACTGACCCCATTGATCACTAAAAAGCTGGCATTACTGCAAAAATTTGTTGACTTGAAACGCCAGAAAAAGCTTGATCAAGCTACTCAAAATGCCCTGATCACAGAAACCCTGCGCTTGCAGCAGCAGATCCAAACGAAACTGCAAGTCATGGATAATACCGAACGCCTTCTGCTACAACAGCGCAAAGCATTGACGGACGCGCATATTCAGCAGACTCTCCTGCTGGGGGGGATGGGCTACCTCTTAAGTTTTGGTCTACTGATTGGAATTTTCTGGTTACTGCAAAGACAAATCTTTATCCGCAAGCAAGCAGAGGTCGCCCTCAAAAGGCACTCCCAGGAGGTTTACGATCTCTATAATCAAGCTCCCTGTGGTTATCACTCGATCGATGCAGCGGGTGTTTTTATCCGCATCAATGACACGGAATTGAATTGGTTAGGGTACTCCCGCGATGAAATAATTCAGAAAAAGAAGTTTACAGATTTTATTACACCCAAGAGCCGTCTAGTATTTCAAGAGAGCTTTCCAAAGTTTAAAGCCTGTGGCCGGATCAGTGATGTGGAGTTTGAACTCATCTGCAAAGATGGCACAGTATTTCCTGTTAGTTTAAGTGCAACCGCAATTACGGATGCTGCGGGCAATTTTGTCATGAGCCGCTCTACATTGTTTGACATTCGCGATCGCAAGCATACTGAAAACCAACGCATACAGGCAGAAGAAGCATTACAACGAGCCAATGAGCAACTAGAATCGAGGGTTCAGCAACGCACCGCAGAACTTGCCCAGGTTAACGCCTTACTTCAAACTGAGCTGGCAGAGCGAAAACAAACGGAAAAAGCGCTCGCAGAGAATGAGAAACAACTTCGCACCATCACAGATGCATTACCTGTCCTCATTTCCTATATCGATGCAGAACAACGCTATCAGTTTAACAACCGAACCTACGAAGAATGGTTCGGACATTCTCGGTCAGAAATTAAAGGACAGCACCTCTGGCAGGTTTTAGGAGAGCCAGCTTACCAGAAAATTAAACCCTATATCCAGGCTGTCATGACCGGGCAGAAAATTACCTATGAAAGTCTGGTACCCTACCAGAACAACGGTCTGCGTTGGATCAATGCGGCTTACATCCCCGATTTTGGAGAACAGGGGGAAGTCAAAGGATATTTTGCGATGGTGACCGACATCACCGAGCGCAAGCAAGCTGAAGCGATGTTGCGTGAGAGCGAGCAACGCTTAAGTCTGGCAGTGGAAGGAGCAGAGATGGCAACCTGGGATGTTGACCTACAAACTGGAAAAGCGCTCTGGTCCGCAAGACACTTTCAACTTTTGGGATATGAGCACGTGCCCAGTGGTGAAGCAACCCTGGAGATGTGGCGTAGTCGGGTTCACCCGGATGACCTGGAGCGAGTAACGCGGGTAGCGGAACGGGCAATTCAGGAACGATCGATTTACCACTCTGAACATCGCATTTTTCGGGCTGACAATGGCCAAATTGTGTGGCTGGGGGCATTTGGACAGGTGCTCTATGATGATGCCGGTAAAGCCATCCGCTTCATTGGCATTATCCTTGACATCACCGATCGCAAGCGGGCAGAACAGGTGCTTCAACAGGCAAAGGAAGAACTGGAAATTAAAGTACAGGAGCGCACGGCTGAACTGAACAGTCTAAATCAAGACTTAGCCCGCTCCAACCAGGAATTGGAACAGTTTGCCTATGTAGCTTCCCACGATTTGCAGGAACCATTGCGGGCAGTCACCGGCTACACTCAACTACTGATTCAGGACTATCAGGATCGGTTGGACGATTCGGCTCAGGAATACGCGAATTACATTGTGGATGCGGCAAAGCGGATGCAGCAATTGATTCAAGATCTGCTGGCCTACTCCCGTGTGGGAACCCGGAGCTTGACGTTTTTCCCCACAGACTGCAATGCGGTCATGCACCAGGTGTTGCAGAATCTACAGGTTGCGATCGCCGAAAGTAATGCAACCATTCTTTGCGACTCCTTACCAACCGTCCATGCTGATAGAAACCAGTTGATCCAGCTATTCCAGAATTTGATTGGTAATGCGATTAAGTTTCATCGTCCCAAAACTTCCCCTGAAATCCACATTTCAGCGGAATTAGCAGCCAGCAAATGGCTGTTTCGAGTGCAAGACAACGGCATTGGGATCAAAGCCCGTTATCTCGATCGCATCTTTGAAATTTTCAAACGGCTCCATAGCCGCATGGAGTTTTCAGGAACGGGGATTGGGTTAGCAATCTGCAAAAAAATTGTCGAACGCCACAGCGGAACTATCTGGGTTGAATCTGAACCTGGTATAGGAACAACCTTTTACTTTACTATCCCCATCTTTCATGACCCTCCAAATGTTTAACTCAATCGAGATTCTGTTAATTGAAGACTCCCCCACCGATGCAACCCTGACAATCCGGAGCTTTAACCAGGCCAAAATTGCTAACAACCTGCACTGGCTTACAGATGGTGAAGCTGCGATGGACTACCTCCGGCAACAGGGTGAGTTTGAGAATGCGGCTCGTCCCGATCTAATCCTGCTGGATTTAAACTTGCCTGGAATGGATGGGCGAGAAATTTTGGCAGAAGTCAAATCGGACGCGAACCTGAAGCGCATCCCAGTGGTCATCCTTACCACCTCAGCCGATGAAGAAGATGTCCTCCGCTCCTATAACCTGAACGCCAACTGCTACATTACTAAACCCTTTGATGTGCAGCAATTTATTCAGGTTGTGCAGATGATCGGCGATTTCTGGTTAGCTGCGGTAAAACTGCCAATGGAGTAACAGAGAGGGGTAAGAAAAATGGGGAAACTAGAGAGATGAATCGTGAAGAAACTTTACGTTTTGAGCAGATAATGCCCGTAGGTTTACCCATTTCGGATTTTGGTTCGCTCGTTACTCTGTAGAAATACAGTGTGTGTTTTTCCTTCGCTCGTCTGACCGCATTAGCATGAGTATTTAAAGAAACAATTTTTAAGAGATTTATGGATGAAATATCGGTGCGTATTCTTTTAGTGGAAGATAGTCCCACCGATGCGGATTTGTTACGCCAGGTATTTTTACATTCAGATAAAGAAGGTTGGGAATTGCTCCATGTTGAGCGGTTGGAATATGGGATTGAGATTTGTCAGCAGCAATCCTTTGATGTAGTTTTACTGGACCTTCGCCTGCCAGACTCCGATGGGTTTGAAACAGTGGCAGAATTTCGGGTGGCAGTTCCCGACATTCCAATCATTGTTCTGACGATGATGGATGATGAAGAGTTGGCATTGCAGGCCATGGCAGGAGGCGCACAGGATTACCTGGTTAAAGATCAGATCACCATGCAGTTGCTCATTCGCTCCATCCGCTATGCGATCGAACGGGGACGAATCCTCCAGCGGCTGAAAAATAGTGAGCAAAGCATTCTGCGATCGCTGGAGCAAGAGCAGGAACTTAACCTGCTCCGCTCAAGCTTCATTTCAATGGCCTCCCACGAGCTGCGCACCCCCCTCACCATGATTCGCACCTGTGTAGAACTGCTGCAAAATTTCAATCACGAACTTGCTGAAGAACGGAGAAATCAATACTTCGATCGCATCAAAATGGCAATTAGTCAAATTACGCATCTTCTGGATGACGTGCTGGTTTTGGGTAGTACAAAGTCAGGTGGGCTAGTATTCAAACCCGAACCGCTCGATTTAGAAGAGTTTTGTCGTGAGTTAGCAGAATCAATCCAGTTCAGTAACAGCAACCAACATCGCATTGTGGTTACCTGCCAGGGAAGTTGTGTTGGGGCTGAAATGGATACAGCCTTATTGCGTCATATCTTTTCTAATTTGCTCTCCAATGCCATCAAATATTCCCCTCAAGGTTGCAACGTGCAGTTTGACCTGATCTGTGAAGATGGATATGCAACTTTTCAAATCAAAGATCAAGGGATCGGCATTCCCCTTAAGGATCAAGGCCACCTGTTTGAAACCTTTTACCGTTGCAGCAATGTTGGCAAAATCCCAGGAACGGGACTCGGACTCGCCATTGTCAAGAAATGTGTAGAGTTGCATCGCGGACGCATTCGGCTCAATAGCAAAGCTCAATCAGGAACAACTTTTACGGTAAAGTTGCCCTTAAAGCCCTGAACAGGTAAGAAGGCGTACCCCTACGAGCGTACCAATAAAATCTCCGGTTGAAGGGGGTGCATGGGTGGGTGGATGGGTGGATGAGAGCGGGATGTTATTTCTCAGCCAGCCCCCTACCCAACTCCATTTGGATAGTGTTGGTCTGGGTTGACCAGGCGCAATAATTTTTGTTTTACCTGGGCATCGAAGACATTCCACTTCATCTTGGCGTATTCAGGGCTTTCGGTAAAACCAGAGAGAAAGCCGAGGGGAATCTCGAAGCCTCCAGCCTGCGATCGCCCACCCCCAAAATACCGTCCCTGAGCATCCTGCCCAAAGGCTTCCTTGATAAACTCATCCGGGTCAAGCGTCAACTTGTTCGTTCTCAATGAACCAACGACGACTTCGAGGTCTTCATCTTCATCGTGGACAATGCCGTAGACAACGGCGGTATGAACGTTTTCTTCCGTAACCAGAAAATCGGCTGCCTGCGGGATTGCATCGCGGTCGTCGTAGCGCAAGTAGCCCACTCCAGCAATGGAAAAGTTATTTTGAACGATGCGGTTCTTCAGCGATCGCTCAATCACATCCATTACCTGCTTCGATCGGGAAGACTGAAGCACGGCGTTGAGCAATTGCCCATCATAAAAGCGGCTGAGGTAGGCAGCAGCCAGGAAATCTTCCTCCTTTGCCTGTCTGAGTGCGTCTGTATCAGAGCGCAACCCATGCATCAACGCTGTAGCACACTTCACATGCTCATTGGAGTTGCTATCTAGCTTCAACAGCCCCGCCTGGAGGTATTGGGTCAGAATTGTTGCCGTTGCACGGGTATGGGGACGAATATCGACAAACTCGGCTTTCAATTCCTCCTGCATATTGTGATGGTCAATCACAACCGTGATCGGGATTCCCGCCTGCCGCAAGGACGGCACAAGCTGGCTGGTTGTTCCCTGACTATCGACCAGAGTGCATCCCTGATAAACCGAGAGATCCCGACTTTTGAGGGTTGGTAATGCCCAGCGCTGCACGGGTAGGTTTGTTAACTTGACCAGCGCAATATTTTCCTGGTGGCTGAGCGTGCCCGCATAAACGATATCGCACTGAATCTCATATCTTTGAGCAATCAGCTTGTAGGTCCAACCAGAAGCCAGGGCATCCGGGTCGGGAAAGTCCTGCAATACGACAAGCTGGCGTTCTCCACGGTGCCGTTCTAAAGTTTGGCGCAGAGCTTCTACCTTCTGACTCTGCTCAGCTGACCGAGGAATGTCATAGGCAAACGGCTGAATGGATGGCGTTGGAGTCTCGTCAACAGGTTTAGCCACCGGCTTAATTTTGGGAATATCAACAGTGTCTAAAGGTGAATGAGCGTCGATAGGATTTGTCTCCAATACAGTTAGCAAGCCATCAAGGGAATTCAACGAATCGTGCATAGGGGGTGAAAAGTAAGTGAAACAGGGTCCATCGGGTTTGTTGAGCAATAGAACCTGGCCAATAAAAAAAACTAACTACTCATTCCGATCTTCGCAAAAAAATCAAAAAACGTCATAGGTCAAAAAGGAGATTAGTATTTCGCGATCGATGACCCGTCATCCGTCCTTAGAGAGAGGGGAGCCTAAAAATTGGGGTTAGGACAAGCCTCCCACTTCGAAGCCCCTATGACTCATACCAAACAGCAGAGGATCGCCACAGACCTAAGCAAAAACCCTCCGCAACTTCAAGTACAGAGGGTTAAACGCCGATAACATACTTACGCCACTCCTGATTGACACCATTTTTGAGATGTTTAGTGACTTCAAAGTAGAGTCCGCTGTAGGGCTTTCGAGGGGGAACCTCCAAAAGCATGCCTGCCTCTCTGGGGGTGCGGTTACCTTTCTTAACATTACACCGCACACAGGCAGTAACGATGTTTTCCCAGGTATCGCCCCCACCCCTCGATCGCGGAATCACGTGGTCGAGCGTTAACTCGTCTCCTGTGTAGCCACAGTACTGGCAAGAATGACCATCACGGTGCAAAAGGTTTCGGCGCGTCAAGGGGATTTCTTTGTATGGCACCCGCACATAGTGACGCAGCCGTATCACCGTCGGCAGTGGAAAACCGGAATAAACGTACTTTCCGTTGTGTTCAACCTGCTCTGCTTTGCCTTTGATCAACAAAACGACTGCCCTACGCCAGCTCGTAATATTGAGCGGTTCGTATGAAGCGTTGAGCACCAGAACCTTGCCCATTATGATTCAGTTGAAACAAGAGTTTTACAGATGCTAACACAGGAGAGGGGTGGGAAAGGATAAAGGATGGGGATAAAGGATAAAAAGGGAAATATTGTGTTTAGTTTTGTTAAGGTCGATCGGGTTAAGGACCTGGAATCGGAGGCTGGAAGCCAGATGATAGGAGCCAGTGGCAAGCTTAAACCGCAGCGCTCCTTACCCCCTCAATTCCTTACCCCCTCAATTCCTCAACCTCCATCCCCTCGTCCTTTGCCCCATTTAGCCGCGTAATATCGTCCTCTCCTAAGTACTCCCCGTTCTGCACTTCAATCAAAACTAAGGGAATCACGCCTGGGTTCTCCACTCGGTGGGGCGTACACATGGGGACATAGGTTGACTGCTTCTGAACCAGGATCGTTTCCTGACCTGCACAAACCACTTTTGCTGTACCGGAAACTACGATCCAGTGTTCACTCCGGTGATAGTGCATCTGGGTACTGATGTGATGACCGGGCAACAACTCAATCCGGTTAATTCGGTAGTGGTGACCTTCCTCCAGCAAGGTAACCGTGCCCCAAGGACGGACTCGGATGGTATCGGAATCTGGAGGATGCAGGTGAGGAAGATCGCGATCGTTGATTGAGGTTTCCATTGCTCTATCACCAAATCCTACTCTTCTATCATGCAGGAAATTTGCGACCGACTCCAACCCCCTCTTCTTGCCAACGACTGAGAGCCGTCATGGAGTAGCTCTCTCCTGCGAAAGAAGAAGGGGAGGAGATGCTTTTTTAGGATTGAGCTATCGCAACCGAATTGAGAGTTTACGAGGTTTATTTATGAACGCAGATTCTATTCCCAATCCTGGTATTGATGAGTCCAGATCTTCTGAGGAAGGTAAGCAAATTTCTACGGATGCATCCGGCAGGTCTGGGGAAACCCGGATGGAAGGGCAGTCAGGTGGCTCAAATCAAATGACGATCGATAACCTCCCCCAGGATGTCAAAGACTCGCTGCCTGAAGCAGCTCAAAACATCTTTGTAGCGGCTTACAACAGCTTTCTGGCAAACAGCCACGATGAGGAAGCGGCAAAGCGAGTTGCTTGGCAAACGATCGAGCGTAATGAACACTACACCCGGGGTGGGGATGGCAAATGGTACCGCTCACCCGATGAAAGCGCCAATACCCGTGGTGGGGTGAGTACAATGCCGGGGGGTTAGGTCGTACTCCTTCAACCGCGTTGACCTCCCAGCTTGATGCAGGGGCTTGATGTAAGGGGCAGAAGTTAGAAGCCAGAAGCCAGAAGTGTGAGTTTCTGGCTTCTGTTTATTTGTGGGGGTTTTACTGCACCTGCGGTTGGTGAACCAGGTCTGTTTAATTGAACTCTGTCTTTGGGAAGACAAAAATTCGGAAAATTTCTTTATATATTGATCAGTCAATAAGCATACCTCCAGTGGAACAGTGTTGTGACAGTTGAACCATATTCATTACTTGATGGTTTACAAGCATTGGTTATTGATCATGAAAACGATTCGCTTTCATTGATTATTTTTATGCTGGTGATGTATGGGGTTCAAGTCACAGCTGTTGATTCAGCAGGAGCAGCACTAAAAGCGTTGGAAGTTATCCAGCCCGATTTTTTGATCTGCAATACGGCGGTACCATTTGAAGATGGAAATTCCTTAATTCGGCGGATCAGAGCATTGAAGGGTGAGGATGAAGAGCAGGTTCCCGCGATCGCCCTGGGTGTATTATCTTCCGAAACTACGCTTACCCAGGTTACGCTGCAATCCTCTATCTGTGAAGAGTTTCAAGCATGTCTTACGAAACCCATCGAGCCAGAAGATTTAGTCGCAGTTGTGCTTAATTTTGTCGGTAAACCTCATCCTGCTTAAAGCAAGGCTTTTTGTATAGTTAAACCCCGCTATCACTGCCAGACAGTTCCCGGAGAGGATGTTTGAAACTGGTCAGGCAGTCTGCATTTGTCCCCTAAGGAGCGCGGATTTATTTAAAGTGTCATTCTGCGTAGGGCCGTGGCATTCGGTAGAAAGTCCTCGCGATTGCCGCAGAAACCGCTGCCGAATGCCGCACCCGTACAGGTAAAGGTTGTTAAATTATTTATGTCCTCCAAAACTTCACCCCCATAACTGACCCCTCCTGAGGAACATGATCCCATCCTCAGCGGTCTAAGGAGACCAGCACTCATGGGTTAAAGCATTTCCATTCGAGAGTTCCTATTGGGTTAAAAAAATCGATAGCATTTGCCGAATCGATTCTGGTAAAACTGGATTGAGAACATTAATTTTATGTGAGGCATCAATTAATTGCTTTCAAACCAATCGTGCAACAGTGATCCTATGTCAGGATGGGATCTAACAGCTTGGAAAGGGTAGTATGTTGCAAATCTTTAGCAGGCATCGCCAAACGGGTAGAGGGAACGCGGACGACAGTCGGAGAAAGCGACTGATTGGCAAAACTCTGGATAGACGCTACCGCATCATCGACCTGCTAGGGGAAGGCGGATTTAGTCATACCTACATTGCTGAAGATACACGCCGACCCAAAAATCCCGAATATCCCAGGTGTGTTGTCAAGCATCTCCGCAAAAGCAGCAGTAACCCTGATTTTTTGAGTAATGCCCGACGGCTGTTTCGAATTGAAGCCGAAACTCTGGAAAGATTGGGTGAGCACAACCAGATTCCGCGCTTGCTTGCCTATTTTGAGGAGTGGGGAGAATTTTATCTGGTTCAGGAATATATTCAAGGGCATCCTCTCAGTGTTGAATGGAAACCAGGACGGTGTTGGAGTGATTCACAGGTCTATGCGTTTCTATGCGAAATGCTGGAGATCCTTTCATTTGTCCATCAGCAAGGTGTGATCCACCGGGATGTAAAACCAGATAACATCATCCGGCGTCACCAGGATAACAAGCTATGTCTGGTCGATTTTGGCACCGTTAAGCAGGCGGTTAGTGCTTCTCTGGATTCTTCGCAGCACACCATTACCACGGGAACCCCAGGATATATCCCGATCGAACAATGGCGGGGAAATCCCCAGTTCAATAGTGATATTTATGCATTGGGAGTAGTGGCAGTCCAGCTACTGACTGGGGTTGATCCGGAGTCGTTTCAGGGCAATCCGGAGCGGATCTTACGGCAGCACCGCCCCCAAACCCAGGTAAATCTGGCTGCGGTGATCGATAACATGGTTCGGACTGACTGGCACGATCGTTATGCCTCCGCGCAGGAAGTGCTTCAGTCACTCTACCCTCTTGCAGCCGAATTTTCAGGTGAAACCCTTGCTCCGCCAACGGTGCCCGCTGACCACCAGTTGCCAGAGCCAGAGTTGTCCAGCCCCGCTTCTGCAACGATTGTGAGTGGTGTACCCACCCCACCTCCAGGTAAAACGGGGACAACTATGCCGCCCGCCACCGCAGACGAAACAGTTCTGGGGACGTTTGAACTGGAGCCGTTTGCGGCCTCTGCCCCTGAGGCAGACTCGCATTTGTCTGCAACCGATGAAGCGGTCATCCAGGAACCGGATCTGGAATCTTCGTTACGATCGTCTCTCCCAACCAGTCTTCCCGCCCGCTCCATTGAAGCCAGTTTAACTGGAACGACGCAGGCAGTTGCTGCCCCGGTTGAACCCTCCCATCCGATCGCAACCTCTCGCTGGCAACTATTTGCTGGAGTTGGGGTTGCTGGGGTGGGGGCAATTGCGGTTGGTTTCTTTTTTCTGGTACTCCCCTGGCGCAACTTTCAGGCAGCAGAGCAAACGTTAAAACAGGCAGACCAGGCACGGCAGGCAGGAAACTATAGTGATTGCCTGACTCAAGCTGGCAGTATTTCTGAAAAGCATGCCGATCTAAAAGTAAAGGCGCAGGTCTTGGTAGAAGGTTGCTCTGCGTTGATGCAGGCAAACCAACTGGCGAGTGGAAATAATTTTCAGGCAGCGATCGCCGCGTTGGATGAAATTGCGCCGACCAATCCTGCCTATGGGGATGCCCAAAAATTAATCCAGCAGTGGGGCGATCAATTGCTTCAGAAGGCGACGGAGAAGTACCAGAAAGGTGATTTTACGAGTGCGATCGCCCTGCTAAAGGATTTACCTGCCTCCCTGACTGCGAAAGTTCAGCCTACTTTAGAGCAATGGCAGAAAACCTGGGAAGCCAATCAGGATCAGCTCCAGGCAGCCCAGTCTGCGATGGAAGCCGGTAATTGGAAGGATGCCCTGGAGCAAGTTGGCAAAATCGATACGAGCAACAGCCCCTATTGGGAGAAATTGGTCAGCCAATTGAAGCAAGAGGCTCAAACCAATCTGGAAGCAGCAAAGGAAGCAGCTAAAACCGCTGCTTCTCCTGTCAAACCTGCGAGTTCGCAGTCGGAGTCATCTCCCAGTTGGCTTTCAAACTCCCCGGTTTACAACACTCCCCGCCAACCTGTTGCCCCACCACCCGTTGAACCCCCACCCCAACGTCCCCAAACGGCAACAGGCTCTAAGATTTGTCCTTCCCGTGTTCCAGGTTGTTAGCAGTGAACAGGGGTCAGTTAGCAGTCGTCAGTTAGCAGTCATCAGTCATCAGTGGTCAGTGGTCAGTGGTCAGTGGTCAATGATTTGTTTGTACTGCCCACTGTTCACTGTTCACTGTTCACTGTTCACTGTTCACTGTTCACTGTTCACTGCTTCATTCCCCCAATAAAAACTCTTTGATAAACAGAACGGTGGCGTAGAACTGAAAATCGATGTTGGCTTTTTTGGCAAATCCGTGGCCTTCGTCTTTCGCCATCAGGTACCAGACGGGAACGTCATTTTTGCGGACGGTTGCCACGATTTGTTCGGCTTCGTTCAGTGGAACCCGGGGATCATTTTGTCCATGAATCACAAACAACGGTTTTTTGATTTTTTCGGCATTGTTGAGGGGTGAGATTTTGAGCAGGAATTCGCGCATTTTGGGGTCGCGCTCGTCGCCGTATTCCACTCGCCGTAAATCCCGGCGATAGCTCTCAGTTCGTTCCAGGAAGGTGACGAAGTTGGAAATGCCGACAATGTCGATCGCCGCCCGAATTCGATCACTGTATTTTTCTGCCACTGCCAGAGACATGTAGCCTCCGTAGCTGCCACCACTCACCAGAATCCGATCGCGATCCAGGTCAGGTTGGGAGCCGATCCAATCCAGCAACGCGCCAATGTCTTTGACGGAATCTTCCCGCAGAAAGCCGTTGTCGAGCTTGAGAAAACTTTTTCCATAGCCAGATGAGCCGCGCACATTGGGAAATAGCAATGCCACACCCAATTCATTCAAGTAGAAATTGTATCTGCCCAGGAAGCCAGGACGATATTGGCTTTCGGGGCCGCCATGAATATCGATGACTACAGGACGTTTGCCACTGAAACGGGCAGATGGACGGAATAGGAAGCCGGAGATTTCCTTACCATCAAAGCTTTTCCAGCGAACCAGCTCTGGTTCCGAGAAATTGGCAGTATTGATGCCCCCTGTTTCGCTTTCAGTCCAGCGTTCCACCTGGTTCGTGGTTAGATTGAGGGAATATACGTCAGCGGTCGATCGGGCGGAAATCAGGGTAAAACCCAACTCCTGGCTGTTGGGATGCCAGTTAATCCCGTAGATCTGACCAATGGGTAGCTTGGGCAACGGAACTTCCTTCTGCGTCGCTGTATCTAGCACATGCAGAACACTGGCTCCATCTTCGTTTGTGGTGAATGCTAAACGTTTGCCATCGCGGGAGAGATCCATATCTTCCACATCCCACGGGATCTGGCTGGTCAGGTAGGTGTAGCGCTGGTTGGCAAAGTCAAAATAGGCAAGACGCTGAAATTCCGATTCGCGATCGCTGACCACATACAGTCCCTTGCCATCCTGACTAAATACCGCTGCGCCATAGGCAACCGGTTCACCTTTGCTGCGGGGGGTAATGGCGGTGCGTGCCCCCGTTTCG from Kovacikia minuta CCNUW1 carries:
- a CDS encoding S9 family peptidase, coding for MQRWQKIVAVILAIALSLSSMKPVLAATTLTPGENLVVEGIPPIPQSLVESVSRYTDFRSASLGSWHPTQREMLISTRFCNTAQVHQVKFPLGARRQLTFFPDAPSGATYQPTTGEYFVFSKDIGGSEFDQNFRYDLATGDVTLLTDGKSKNTRGVWSTKGDRMIYTSTRRTGKDNDFYTIDPKNPASNRLLAEVEGGGWYPLDWSPDDRQLLALEFVSANESYLWSFSTETGARTAITPRSKGEPVAYGAAVFSQDGKGLYVVSDRESEFQRLAYFDFANQRYTYLTSQIPWDVEDMDLSRDGKRLAFTTNEDGASVLHVLDTATQKEVPLPKLPIGQIYGINWHPNSQELGFTLISARSTADVYSLNLTTNQVERWTESETGGINTANFSEPELVRWKSFDGKEISGFLFRPSARFSGKRPVVIDIHGGPESQYRPGFLGRYNFYLNELGVALLFPNVRGSSGYGKSFLKLDNGFLREDSVKDIGALLDWIGSQPDLDRDRILVSGGSYGGYMSLAVAEKYSDRIRAAIDIVGISNFVTFLERTESYRRDLRRVEYGDERDPKMREFLLKISPLNNAEKIKKPLFVIHGQNDPRVPLNEAEQIVATVRKNDVPVWYLMAKDEGHGFAKKANIDFQFYATVLFIKEFLLGE